The following proteins are co-located in the Mycolicibacterium goodii genome:
- a CDS encoding SDR family NAD(P)-dependent oxidoreductase — translation MNTDSTRLQGRTALVTGSTGGLGVAIASALAAQGAHVVITGRDTSRGDDVVADIRGAGGRVDFVAADLASGEDEVRLLAQRAVEAVGGHIDILVNNAGVWGLPEPTADVSESDLLASYRTNVIAPFLLTGVLAPAMAERGHGAVVNVGSITGLVGGDRAALYSSTKAAVHSLTKSWAVEYGPQGVRVNAVAPGPIATERVLQAADHVSGALARVPSRRMSTPEEVAAAVVFLAGDDAANIHGVILSVDGGWAAA, via the coding sequence ATGAATACGGACAGCACACGGCTTCAAGGCCGTACCGCCCTGGTCACCGGGTCAACCGGCGGCCTCGGCGTCGCCATCGCATCGGCGCTCGCGGCACAGGGCGCACACGTCGTCATCACCGGCCGGGACACATCGCGTGGCGATGACGTCGTCGCCGACATCCGCGGCGCGGGAGGGCGGGTCGACTTCGTCGCGGCCGACCTCGCCTCCGGCGAGGACGAGGTGCGCCTGCTCGCCCAGCGGGCGGTCGAAGCGGTAGGCGGACACATCGACATCCTGGTCAACAACGCAGGCGTGTGGGGTCTGCCCGAGCCGACCGCCGACGTCTCCGAGTCGGACCTGCTCGCGTCGTACCGAACCAACGTCATCGCACCGTTCCTGCTCACCGGTGTGTTGGCGCCCGCGATGGCCGAACGCGGCCACGGCGCCGTGGTCAACGTCGGCTCGATCACCGGCCTCGTCGGTGGTGACAGGGCCGCGCTGTACTCGTCGACCAAGGCCGCCGTGCACTCGCTCACCAAATCCTGGGCCGTCGAGTACGGCCCGCAGGGTGTGCGGGTGAACGCGGTGGCGCCCGGCCCCATCGCGACCGAGCGTGTGCTGCAGGCCGCCGACCATGTGTCAGGGGCGCTCGCCCGGGTGCCGTCGCGGCGGATGAGCACGCCCGAGGAGGTCGCCGCGGCGGTGGTGTTCCTGGCCGGTGACGATGCCGCGAACATTCACGGCGTTATCCTCAGCGTGGACGGGGGCTGGGCGGCGGCGTGA
- a CDS encoding DoxX family protein, which produces MAESAFDTAILILRVVLGLTMAAHGYNKFFGGGRIPGTAGWFDSIGMKPGLFHARVAAGTELAAGIGLAVGLLTPVPAAGFVALMLVAAWTVHRANGFFIVKSGWEYNLILATAAIAVAGTGAGRYSLDHLLFSATGLQEYLYGWWGLAIAVVLGLAGGIGQLAIFFRPPAKTG; this is translated from the coding sequence ATGGCGGAAAGTGCGTTCGACACTGCGATCCTGATCCTGCGCGTGGTTCTGGGTCTGACCATGGCGGCCCACGGCTACAACAAGTTCTTCGGCGGAGGTCGCATCCCCGGCACCGCGGGCTGGTTCGACAGCATCGGCATGAAGCCAGGCCTGTTCCACGCCAGGGTGGCGGCAGGCACCGAGCTCGCCGCGGGAATCGGCCTGGCGGTCGGTCTGCTCACGCCGGTACCCGCGGCAGGCTTCGTCGCGCTGATGCTGGTCGCGGCCTGGACCGTGCACCGGGCGAACGGGTTCTTCATCGTCAAGTCGGGCTGGGAGTACAACCTCATCCTCGCGACCGCGGCGATCGCGGTCGCCGGCACCGGGGCGGGCCGCTACAGCCTGGACCACCTGCTGTTCTCCGCTACCGGTTTGCAGGAGTACCTGTACGGATGGTGGGGCCTGGCGATCGCCGTCGTGCTCGGCCTCGCCGGTGGTATCGGCCAGTTGGCGATCTTCTTCCGGCCGCCTGCCAAGACCGGCTGA
- a CDS encoding DUF3556 domain-containing protein, translating into MGFLRQTTPQVDFEEWSRGTRAERIRPMARHWAEVGFGTPVALHLFYVLKIGLYILGAWLVVLSTRGIDGFTAVADWWTEPIVFEKVVLYTMLYEVVGLGCGFGPLNNRFFPPMGSILYWLRPKTIRLPPWPEKIPLTRGDTRTVFDAAAYGALLVVLLVAIFSDGTGPMPALGTEIGVLPMWQIAAVLGLLAVLGLRDKVIFLAARGEVYASFTVAFLFAGHGVDTILAAKLVCLVIWLGAATSKLNKHFPFVISTMMSNNPVLRPRFIKRKFFEHFPDDLRPGRPSRWLAHLSTAIEMLVPLVLFFSPGGWPTAIAATVMICFHLGILSAIPMGVPLEWNVFMIFCVTTLFVGHADVGITDLSTPLPLLLLAVLVTTVTLGNLYPRKVSFLPGMRYYAGNWDTSLWCIKPSAAEKIEKNIVAIASMPAAQMERYYGSPETAQMYLYMGYAFRGFNSHGRALFTLAHRAMAGHSEDDYVLTDGERIVSTAIGWNFGDGHMSNEQLVAALQKRCRFEPGEVRIVMLDAQPIQRQTQDYRLVDAATGEFERGYVKVADMVTRQPWDDDVPVHGIKTVSGRRREIA; encoded by the coding sequence ATGGGCTTTCTCAGGCAGACCACTCCTCAGGTCGACTTCGAGGAGTGGAGCAGGGGCACCCGCGCCGAGCGGATCCGACCGATGGCCCGGCACTGGGCCGAGGTCGGCTTCGGCACCCCGGTCGCGCTGCACCTGTTCTACGTGCTGAAGATCGGCCTGTACATCCTCGGCGCGTGGCTCGTGGTGCTGAGCACGCGCGGCATCGACGGTTTCACCGCGGTCGCCGACTGGTGGACCGAGCCGATCGTCTTCGAGAAGGTCGTGCTCTACACCATGCTGTACGAGGTCGTGGGGCTCGGCTGCGGCTTCGGCCCGCTCAACAACCGCTTCTTCCCGCCGATGGGGTCGATCCTGTACTGGTTGCGGCCCAAGACCATTCGCCTGCCGCCGTGGCCCGAGAAGATCCCGCTCACCAGGGGCGACACCCGCACGGTGTTCGACGCGGCCGCCTACGGCGCACTGCTCGTGGTGCTGCTGGTCGCGATCTTCTCCGACGGCACCGGTCCGATGCCCGCGCTCGGCACCGAGATCGGGGTGCTGCCGATGTGGCAGATCGCCGCGGTGCTGGGGCTGCTCGCGGTGCTCGGCCTGCGCGACAAGGTCATCTTCCTGGCCGCGCGCGGCGAGGTGTACGCGTCGTTCACCGTCGCGTTCCTGTTCGCCGGCCACGGCGTCGACACCATCCTGGCCGCCAAGCTGGTGTGCCTGGTGATCTGGCTCGGTGCGGCCACCTCCAAACTCAACAAGCACTTCCCGTTCGTCATCTCGACGATGATGAGCAACAACCCGGTGCTGCGACCCCGGTTCATCAAACGCAAGTTCTTCGAGCACTTCCCGGACGATCTGCGGCCCGGTCGGCCGTCGCGCTGGCTCGCCCACCTCAGCACCGCGATCGAGATGCTGGTTCCGCTGGTGCTGTTCTTCTCACCCGGCGGGTGGCCGACGGCGATCGCGGCGACCGTGATGATCTGCTTCCACCTGGGCATCCTCAGCGCCATCCCAATGGGGGTGCCGCTGGAGTGGAACGTCTTCATGATCTTCTGTGTCACAACGTTGTTCGTCGGTCACGCCGACGTCGGCATCACCGACCTGAGCACCCCGCTGCCGCTGCTGCTGTTGGCGGTGCTGGTCACCACGGTGACCCTGGGCAACCTGTACCCGCGCAAGGTCTCGTTCCTGCCCGGCATGCGCTACTACGCGGGCAACTGGGACACCTCGCTGTGGTGCATCAAACCATCGGCCGCGGAGAAGATCGAGAAGAACATCGTCGCGATCGCGAGCATGCCCGCCGCGCAGATGGAGCGGTACTACGGCAGCCCGGAAACCGCCCAGATGTACCTGTACATGGGATATGCGTTCCGCGGGTTCAACTCTCACGGCCGCGCTTTGTTCACGCTCGCGCACCGCGCGATGGCGGGCCACAGCGAGGACGACTACGTGCTGACCGACGGCGAGCGCATCGTCTCGACCGCGATCGGTTGGAACTTCGGCGACGGGCACATGAGCAACGAACAACTCGTCGCGGCGCTGCAGAAGCGGTGCCGTTTCGAACCGGGTGAGGTGCGCATCGTGATGCTCGACGCGCAACCGATCCAGCGCCAGACCCAGGACTACCGCCTGGTCGACGCGGCCACCGGCGAGTTCGAGCGCGGATACGTCAAGGTCGCCGACATGGTGACCCGGCAGCCGTGGGACGACGACGTGCCGGTGCACGGCATCAAAACCGTCTCCGGCAGACGACGTGAAATCGCCTGA
- a CDS encoding FadR/GntR family transcriptional regulator: protein MAGSTPLAPMIGPDAMTPRAAVRSPKTAELVAGTLRRMVVEGQLKDGDFLPNEAELMSHFGVSRPTLREAVRVLESERLVEVRRGSRTGARVRVPGPEIVARPVGLLLELSGADIADLLVARSAIEPMAARLLAENGTEEQFAELDRMLEEHIPGDWQSDRLAETTGDFHRRVVELSGNATLGIIAGMLHEITVRHHQFLFREHRPVSKAEYDKLKRSYRKLMQIMRSGDGDAAEAHWRTHLDTARTLMLQGLESVKVRDVMG, encoded by the coding sequence GTGGCTGGATCCACACCGCTGGCGCCGATGATCGGGCCCGACGCGATGACGCCTCGGGCCGCCGTCCGGTCACCCAAGACCGCCGAGCTCGTCGCGGGAACTCTACGCCGCATGGTGGTCGAGGGTCAGCTCAAGGACGGCGATTTCCTGCCCAACGAGGCCGAGCTGATGAGCCACTTCGGTGTGAGCCGGCCGACGCTGCGCGAGGCCGTGCGGGTGCTGGAGTCCGAGCGCCTGGTCGAGGTGCGTCGCGGGTCCCGCACCGGGGCCCGGGTGCGGGTGCCCGGACCGGAGATCGTCGCGCGTCCCGTGGGTCTGCTGCTCGAGCTGTCCGGGGCCGACATCGCCGACCTGCTGGTCGCCCGCTCGGCGATCGAGCCGATGGCCGCGCGCCTGCTCGCCGAGAACGGCACCGAGGAACAGTTCGCCGAACTCGACCGCATGCTCGAAGAGCACATCCCCGGTGACTGGCAGTCCGACCGTCTGGCCGAGACCACGGGCGACTTCCACCGCCGCGTCGTGGAACTGTCCGGCAACGCCACGCTCGGCATCATCGCGGGCATGCTGCACGAGATCACCGTGCGCCACCACCAGTTCCTGTTCCGTGAGCACCGGCCCGTCTCGAAGGCCGAGTACGACAAGCTCAAGCGGTCCTACCGCAAGCTCATGCAGATCATGCGTTCCGGCGACGGCGATGCCGCCGAGGCGCACTGGCGCACGCACCTCGACACCGCCCGGACCCTCATGTTGCAGGGTCTGGAATCGGTGAAGGTGCGGGACGTGATGGGTTAG
- a CDS encoding thiolase family protein, translated as MAEAVIVEAVRSPVGKRNGALSGIHPAELSAQVLNGLVQRAGVDPALVDDVIWGCVMQAGEQALDIARTAVLSAGWPETVPGVTVDRQCGSSQQSLHFAVAGVVAGHYDVVVAGGVESMSRTPMGSSLANGGNPYGESFKARYDKTPNQGIGAEMIAEQWGFSRTQLDEFSLRSHEKAAAAQDSGAFTDQIVGIQTKDADGNDTVVLEDGGIRRGGTIESMAGIKPAFKEDGVIHAGNSSQISDGSAALLITSADKAKELGLKPIAKVHTAVLAGADPVIMLTAPIPATQKALKKSGLSLDQIGAFEVNEAFAPVPMAWLKDIGADEKKLNPNGGAIALGHPLGGSGARILTTLLYHMRDNNIQYGLQTMCEGGGQANATILELL; from the coding sequence ATGGCTGAAGCCGTCATCGTCGAGGCCGTCCGCTCACCGGTCGGCAAGCGCAACGGCGCACTGTCGGGCATCCACCCCGCCGAGCTGTCGGCCCAGGTGCTCAACGGCCTGGTGCAGCGCGCCGGTGTCGACCCCGCGCTGGTCGACGACGTCATCTGGGGTTGCGTCATGCAGGCCGGGGAGCAGGCCCTCGACATCGCGCGTACCGCGGTGCTGAGCGCGGGCTGGCCCGAGACGGTTCCCGGTGTGACCGTGGACCGCCAGTGCGGCTCCAGCCAGCAGTCGCTGCACTTCGCCGTCGCCGGTGTCGTCGCGGGCCACTACGACGTCGTCGTCGCGGGCGGTGTCGAGTCGATGTCGCGCACCCCGATGGGATCCTCGCTGGCCAACGGCGGCAACCCCTACGGCGAGTCGTTCAAGGCGCGCTACGACAAGACCCCGAACCAGGGCATCGGCGCCGAGATGATCGCCGAGCAGTGGGGCTTCTCGCGCACCCAGCTCGACGAGTTCTCGCTGCGCTCACACGAGAAGGCCGCCGCGGCCCAGGACTCGGGAGCGTTCACCGACCAGATCGTGGGCATTCAGACCAAGGACGCCGACGGCAACGACACCGTCGTGCTCGAAGACGGCGGCATCCGCCGCGGCGGCACGATCGAATCGATGGCAGGCATCAAGCCGGCCTTCAAGGAGGACGGCGTGATCCACGCCGGTAACTCCAGCCAGATCTCCGACGGCTCGGCCGCCCTGCTGATCACCTCGGCCGACAAGGCCAAGGAGCTCGGCCTCAAGCCGATCGCCAAGGTGCACACCGCGGTGCTCGCCGGTGCCGATCCGGTCATCATGCTGACCGCGCCGATCCCGGCCACCCAGAAGGCGCTCAAGAAATCGGGCCTGAGCCTCGACCAGATCGGTGCGTTCGAGGTCAACGAGGCGTTCGCGCCTGTTCCGATGGCGTGGCTCAAGGACATCGGCGCCGACGAGAAGAAGCTGAACCCCAACGGCGGCGCCATCGCGCTCGGCCACCCGCTCGGTGGTTCGGGCGCGCGGATCCTGACGACGCTGCTGTATCACATGCGCGACAACAACATTCAGTACGGCCTGCAGACCATGTGCGAGGGTGGCGGCCAGGCCAACGCGACCATCCTGGAGCTGCTGTGA
- a CDS encoding crotonase/enoyl-CoA hydratase family protein, which produces MTEAAPGALVERKGANGDVLLITINRPEARNAVNSAVSQAVGDALAEAQNDPQVRAVVLTGAGDKSFCAGADLKAISRGENLFHPQHPEYGFAGYVSHFIDKPTIAAVNGSALGGGTELALASDLVVAEERALFGLPEVKRGLIAGAGGVFRIVEQLPRKVALELLYTGEPISAADALKWGLINQVVPDGTVVDAALKLAERITCNAPLAVQASKRVAYGAEDAAVPAEQPSWKRTNREFVTLLKTEDAQEGPLAFAQKRQPVWKAK; this is translated from the coding sequence GTGACCGAGGCCGCGCCGGGCGCCCTCGTCGAGCGCAAGGGTGCGAACGGGGATGTTCTGCTCATCACCATCAACCGGCCCGAGGCGCGCAACGCGGTCAACTCGGCGGTCAGCCAGGCCGTCGGCGATGCGCTGGCCGAGGCGCAGAACGATCCGCAGGTGCGTGCGGTGGTGCTCACCGGTGCGGGCGACAAGTCGTTCTGCGCCGGTGCGGACCTCAAGGCGATCTCGCGGGGGGAGAACCTCTTTCACCCCCAGCATCCGGAGTACGGCTTCGCCGGCTACGTCAGCCATTTCATCGACAAGCCGACCATCGCCGCGGTGAACGGCAGCGCGCTCGGCGGCGGCACCGAACTGGCGCTGGCCAGTGACCTCGTCGTCGCCGAGGAGCGTGCGCTGTTCGGCCTGCCCGAGGTCAAGCGGGGCCTGATCGCCGGCGCCGGTGGCGTGTTCCGCATCGTTGAACAGCTGCCGCGCAAGGTGGCGCTGGAGTTGCTGTACACCGGTGAACCCATCAGTGCCGCAGACGCTTTGAAGTGGGGCCTGATCAACCAGGTGGTGCCCGACGGGACCGTCGTCGATGCCGCGCTCAAGCTGGCCGAGCGGATCACCTGCAACGCGCCGCTGGCCGTGCAGGCCTCCAAGCGGGTGGCCTACGGCGCCGAGGACGCCGCGGTGCCCGCCGAGCAGCCGTCCTGGAAGCGCACCAACCGCGAGTTCGTCACGCTGCTGAAAACCGAAGACGCCCAAGAGGGTCCGCTGGCATTCGCACAGAAGCGCCAGCCCGTTTGGAAGGCCAAGTAA
- a CDS encoding acyl-CoA dehydrogenase family protein produces MKRLIYNEEHEAFRQTVKEYIERELVPNAEKWEAERIVDRSAYTAAGKYGLIGFNMPEEFGGGGSDDFRFNAVIDEEIAKSGVHGPALSLHNDVVGPYFKELANEEQRRRWLPGITSGELIIAIAMTEPGAGSDLAGIRTSAVRDGDDWIINGSKTFISSGINCDLCVVVARTDPEAGHKGFSLFVVERGMEGFTRGRKLDKMGLHSQDTSELHFENVRVPHANLLGKEGRGFYHLMTNLPSERLSIAISAIAGARAVFDETLQYCKDRKAFGQPIGSFQHNRFLLAEMETELEVTENYIDRCLQGVVDGELTAVEAAKAKWWATETAKKVVDNCVQLHGGYGYMMEYRVARAYVDGRIQTIFGGTTEIMKEIIGRDLGV; encoded by the coding sequence GTGAAGCGACTGATCTACAACGAAGAGCACGAAGCGTTCCGCCAGACCGTCAAGGAGTACATCGAGCGCGAGCTCGTGCCGAACGCCGAGAAGTGGGAGGCCGAGCGCATCGTCGACCGGTCGGCCTACACCGCGGCGGGCAAATACGGCCTCATCGGGTTCAACATGCCCGAGGAGTTCGGCGGCGGTGGTTCCGACGACTTCCGGTTCAACGCGGTCATCGACGAGGAGATCGCCAAGTCCGGTGTGCACGGCCCGGCGCTGAGCCTGCACAACGATGTCGTCGGCCCGTACTTCAAGGAACTGGCCAACGAAGAGCAGCGTCGGCGCTGGCTGCCCGGCATCACCAGCGGCGAGCTCATCATCGCGATCGCGATGACCGAGCCGGGCGCGGGCAGCGACCTCGCGGGCATCCGCACCTCGGCGGTGCGCGACGGTGACGACTGGATCATCAACGGGTCCAAGACGTTCATCTCCTCGGGCATCAACTGCGACCTCTGTGTCGTGGTCGCCCGCACCGATCCCGAGGCCGGCCACAAGGGCTTCTCGCTGTTCGTGGTCGAGCGCGGCATGGAGGGCTTCACCCGCGGCCGCAAGCTCGACAAGATGGGCCTGCACAGCCAGGACACCTCGGAGCTGCACTTCGAGAATGTCCGGGTGCCGCATGCCAACCTGCTCGGCAAGGAAGGTCGCGGGTTCTACCACCTGATGACCAACCTGCCCTCGGAGCGGCTCTCGATCGCCATCTCGGCCATCGCCGGTGCGCGTGCGGTGTTCGACGAGACGCTGCAGTACTGCAAGGACCGCAAGGCGTTCGGTCAGCCGATCGGCAGCTTCCAGCACAACCGGTTCCTGCTCGCCGAGATGGAGACCGAGCTCGAGGTCACCGAGAACTACATCGACCGCTGCCTGCAGGGTGTCGTCGACGGTGAGCTCACCGCCGTCGAGGCCGCCAAGGCCAAGTGGTGGGCGACCGAGACCGCCAAGAAGGTGGTCGACAACTGCGTGCAGCTGCACGGCGGCTACGGCTACATGATGGAGTACCGCGTCGCCCGCGCCTATGTCGACGGACGCATCCAGACGATCTTCGGTGGCACCACCGAGATCATGAAGGAGATCATCGGCCGCGATCTGGGCGTGTAA
- a CDS encoding fasciclin domain-containing protein — MHTRTKTLGAAAAIAAIATSLPLAVTAYAEPETTAAEPTVEIPDPQGPGCDDFKKAVPSYKSLNDVPVSQALAAIPEISTFNAAVSGGLNPAVNVDPVLDNGPYVVFAPTNAAFEKLAPGQLDALKADPAALTSFDYYHVFLGLLGNDDVKGQRPTQQGAEIKVTGKGGDIKVNDTAKLVCGAIHAQNARIYLIDTVLDPNSPPEPLTPSTSGTSTTTTTTTTEATETSAPAETAESPEAMPAADAPIG; from the coding sequence ATGCACACGCGTACCAAGACATTGGGGGCTGCCGCGGCAATCGCCGCGATCGCCACGTCGCTGCCACTGGCGGTCACGGCTTATGCAGAGCCGGAGACCACGGCAGCCGAGCCGACGGTCGAGATCCCCGATCCGCAGGGACCGGGCTGCGACGACTTCAAGAAGGCCGTCCCGTCCTACAAGTCGCTCAACGACGTGCCGGTGAGCCAGGCCCTGGCGGCCATCCCCGAGATCAGCACCTTCAACGCCGCGGTGTCCGGGGGCCTCAACCCGGCCGTCAACGTCGACCCGGTGCTCGACAACGGCCCGTACGTGGTGTTCGCGCCCACCAACGCGGCGTTCGAGAAGCTCGCGCCCGGCCAGCTGGACGCGCTCAAGGCCGACCCGGCCGCGCTGACGAGCTTCGACTACTACCACGTGTTCCTCGGCCTGCTCGGCAACGATGACGTCAAGGGTCAGCGCCCGACGCAGCAGGGCGCCGAGATCAAGGTCACCGGCAAGGGCGGCGACATCAAGGTCAACGACACCGCCAAACTGGTCTGCGGCGCGATCCACGCGCAGAACGCCCGCATCTACCTGATCGACACCGTGCTGGACCCCAACAGCCCGCCGGAGCCGCTGACGCCGAGCACCTCGGGCACCTCCACCACGACGACCACGACCACCACCGAGGCGACCGAGACGTCGGCGCCGGCCGAGACTGCGGAAAGCCCTGAGGCGATGCCCGCGGCGGACGCCCCGATCGGCTGA
- a CDS encoding MFS transporter, translating to MPLGRTRTLRQGDRVSTDLQRGAQRIHWAWVVAVVSFVAILGAAGFRSIPGVMMNPLHHEFGWTHGTVGLAMSVNMMLYGLTAPFAAALMDRFGVRPVLTVSLLLITTGSALSISMTASWQLVLLWGVLVGVGTGAISMGFVATIATRWFEQRRGLVTGVLTAASATGQLIFLPIVAAVTTHHGWRWASLIVAAAALAVVPLVAVFMRNYPADKGLAPYGAAPLSPGSAVTAPVVPASSFAAAFDGLRIGASSRAFWLLAASFAICGMTTNGLIATHFIPAANDHGMPTTVAAGLLATIGILDVLGTVFSGWLTDRVDPRVLLFIYYTGRGVSLLLLPSLLSPHAEPSTWVFIIFYGLDWVATVPPTIVLCRDFFGTRSPVVFGWVFASHQVGAAIAAAGAGWLRDMNGNYDMAFYLAAGLCFIAAVFCAGIGKAQVNSAEPDPVETSALP from the coding sequence ATGCCACTTGGCCGGACCCGCACACTCCGTCAAGGTGATCGGGTGAGCACTGACCTACAACGCGGAGCCCAGCGCATCCACTGGGCGTGGGTGGTCGCCGTGGTGAGCTTCGTGGCCATCCTGGGCGCCGCCGGCTTCCGGTCGATCCCCGGCGTGATGATGAACCCGCTGCATCACGAGTTCGGCTGGACACACGGCACGGTCGGCCTCGCGATGTCGGTCAACATGATGTTGTACGGCCTCACCGCGCCGTTCGCCGCGGCGCTGATGGACCGCTTCGGCGTACGCCCGGTGCTGACGGTGTCGCTGCTGCTGATCACCACCGGTTCGGCGCTGAGCATCAGCATGACCGCCAGCTGGCAGCTGGTGCTGCTGTGGGGTGTGCTGGTGGGCGTCGGCACCGGGGCGATCTCGATGGGGTTCGTCGCGACGATCGCCACCCGCTGGTTCGAACAGCGCCGCGGCCTGGTCACCGGCGTCCTCACCGCCGCGAGCGCGACGGGCCAGCTGATCTTCCTGCCGATCGTCGCCGCCGTCACCACCCACCACGGCTGGCGCTGGGCCTCCCTCATCGTCGCGGCCGCCGCGCTGGCCGTCGTCCCCCTCGTCGCGGTGTTCATGCGCAACTACCCGGCCGACAAGGGACTGGCGCCCTACGGCGCCGCTCCCCTGTCTCCCGGGTCGGCGGTCACCGCGCCGGTGGTGCCCGCGAGCAGCTTCGCGGCCGCGTTCGACGGCCTGCGTATCGGCGCGTCGTCACGCGCCTTCTGGCTGCTGGCCGCGAGCTTCGCGATCTGCGGCATGACCACCAACGGTCTGATCGCGACGCACTTCATCCCCGCGGCCAACGACCACGGCATGCCGACGACGGTCGCCGCGGGCCTGCTCGCGACCATCGGCATCCTCGACGTCCTCGGCACGGTGTTTTCGGGTTGGCTCACCGACCGCGTCGACCCGCGGGTGCTGCTGTTCATCTACTACACCGGCCGCGGCGTCTCGCTGCTGTTGTTGCCGTCACTTCTGTCGCCGCACGCCGAACCCAGCACGTGGGTGTTCATCATCTTCTACGGGCTGGACTGGGTGGCCACGGTCCCGCCGACGATCGTGCTGTGCCGGGACTTCTTCGGCACCCGCTCGCCCGTCGTGTTCGGCTGGGTGTTCGCATCGCACCAGGTGGGCGCCGCTATCGCCGCCGCGGGCGCGGGCTGGCTGCGGGACATGAACGGCAACTACGACATGGCTTTCTACCTCGCTGCCGGGCTGTGCTTCATCGCCGCAGTGTTCTGCGCAGGCATCGGAAAAGCACAGGTCAACAGTGCGGAGCCGGATCCGGTCGAGACGTCTGCTTTGCCGTAA
- a CDS encoding GlxA family transcriptional regulator: MHRVVVLLLEPLIAFDATIAPTLFGYAADADGDPLYDVVMCGIDRAPVLATNGFAVLPAAGAEALASADTVVVPGTTYPAARVDGVLGANVAAALSRIRPGTRLVSICTGAFVLAAAGLLDGRPATTHWRYADDLRRLHPRIQVDENVLFVDDGDLLTSAGLAAGIDLCLHIIRRDHGAQVANAVARQCVVPPWREGGQAQFIDRRLPEPDFTSTASTREWALDRLHEELTVERLARHAHMSPRTFSRKFTEETGQSPGTWIRNRRIDHARELLECHDLPIDEVARRSGLGTAGNLRHHLRRSVGMSPSSYRKVFQGG, encoded by the coding sequence GTGCACCGTGTCGTGGTTCTTCTGCTCGAACCGCTGATCGCGTTCGACGCGACCATCGCGCCGACACTGTTCGGATACGCCGCCGACGCCGACGGCGACCCGCTCTACGACGTCGTGATGTGCGGCATCGACCGGGCGCCGGTGCTCGCGACCAACGGCTTTGCGGTCCTGCCCGCCGCGGGCGCGGAGGCTCTGGCGAGCGCCGACACCGTCGTCGTCCCCGGCACCACCTACCCGGCCGCGCGCGTCGACGGCGTGCTCGGCGCGAACGTGGCGGCCGCGCTGTCGCGGATCCGGCCGGGCACCCGGCTGGTGTCGATCTGCACCGGCGCCTTCGTGCTCGCCGCGGCCGGACTGCTCGACGGCAGGCCCGCCACCACGCACTGGCGGTACGCCGACGATCTGCGGCGGTTGCACCCGAGGATCCAGGTCGACGAGAACGTGTTGTTCGTCGACGACGGTGACCTGCTGACCTCTGCGGGCCTCGCGGCCGGAATCGACCTGTGCCTGCACATCATTCGCCGCGACCACGGCGCACAGGTGGCCAACGCGGTGGCCCGGCAGTGCGTGGTGCCGCCGTGGCGCGAGGGCGGTCAGGCGCAGTTCATCGACCGCCGGTTGCCCGAACCGGACTTCACGTCCACCGCCTCGACACGCGAGTGGGCGCTCGACCGGTTGCACGAGGAACTCACCGTGGAGCGGCTGGCCCGGCACGCGCACATGAGCCCCCGCACGTTCAGCCGCAAATTCACCGAGGAGACCGGGCAGTCGCCGGGTACGTGGATCCGCAACCGGCGCATCGACCATGCCCGGGAACTGCTGGAGTGCCACGATCTCCCGATCGACGAGGTGGCCCGGCGCTCGGGTCTCGGCACCGCGGGCAACCTGCGCCACCATCTGCGGCGCAGCGTGGGCATGTCACCGTCGAGCTACCGCAAGGTCTTCCAGGGTGGCTGA
- a CDS encoding gamma carbonic anhydrase family protein, giving the protein MPEPLILPILGHAPQLDPQAFVAPNASVIGQVSLAARAGVWYGATLRAESEPIEVGEGSNIQDGVTVHVDPGFPCRLGTGVTVGHNVVLHGCTVEDDCLIGMGAVVLNGAVIGAGSLVAAGAVVPQGMVVPPRSLVAGVPGKVRRELSDDEVEHNRFKARAYVHLIDLHRQAG; this is encoded by the coding sequence ATGCCTGAGCCTCTGATCCTGCCCATCCTCGGCCATGCGCCGCAACTCGATCCGCAAGCGTTCGTGGCGCCGAATGCCAGTGTGATCGGCCAGGTTTCGCTGGCCGCGCGCGCCGGCGTCTGGTACGGCGCGACGTTGCGCGCCGAGTCCGAGCCCATCGAGGTCGGCGAGGGCAGCAACATCCAGGACGGCGTCACCGTGCACGTCGACCCCGGCTTCCCGTGCCGGCTGGGCACCGGTGTGACGGTTGGTCACAACGTGGTGCTGCACGGCTGCACCGTCGAGGACGACTGCCTGATCGGCATGGGCGCCGTCGTGCTCAACGGCGCCGTGATCGGCGCCGGTTCGCTGGTGGCGGCAGGGGCGGTGGTGCCGCAGGGCATGGTGGTGCCGCCGCGCTCGCTTGTCGCGGGTGTGCCGGGCAAGGTGCGACGCGAACTGAGCGACGACGAGGTGGAGCACAACCGGTTCAAGGCCAGGGCCTATGTGCACCTGATCGATCTGCACCGACAGGCGGGTTGA